The Oryza glaberrima chromosome 5, OglaRS2, whole genome shotgun sequence DNA segment TGATAAAGAACAGGTTTTTATTTCTTGTCACGCTATTTTAGCAAGCAAGAGGAGATTGATTCATatgttgcagacttgcagttgTAGCACATCAACTCTTTGTGAATTCTCTAAAAACAACCTTTTGAATTGAAATCGAAATTCGATCGGCTGATCTGGATGTTGCTGCCTACCAGCTTCCTTCTACCAAACTTGTCCTCGACATTGACATATTTGTTGTGATCGGAATATTCAGACGGAGTGTTGTCGATCGAGGTGAGACGTTACACAGCTTAGCTGTCACTCATCAGCAAAACAGTGTTGATTACCTTCGTCACACTGCCATGAATCATGATGGGTGAAGCTATTGATGCCAACGGATAATACTCTAAAACTCATGTTGGCATATTGTGGTTAGGCAACATTGACCTCTTCATAATTCAAAGCAAGCAAAAGCTAGCTCTATCATGGGCAAGCTGCGCAGTATCTTCTGAATCCATGAcatttcagacttcagagttcagaggaTCGAGGTAGCTAGTCAGCATGACCAGTTCAAGCATCAGCTATCTTTGTTCTATCTGAGAAGCCTGTGATTACCATTAGGTATTGTTATCTGCACACACGTAagcgttgaaaaaaaaaattcacagtAGTTAGTCTGGTCGTAACACTGACACTAGCTGTATGAGAAACTTAATCGAGTGATAATTTACTAGTGTATATTTTTATTCTGTTCACACAGTAACTTTGTCTGAACAAGAACGTTAATCTGTTTTCTTTTATCCCCCTGTGGTCGTTGTCATGACTGCAATAAAAATACGTACAGAAGTAGAGAAATTTGCGAGCAAATGATTTgcctctgaaagtctgaatcGAAGCTAATCTTTGTCCAAGTCAGCAATAGGTATTATAGGTATTAGTCcacatcattttatttttttatctgttaTTTTTTACACCCAGAGTCTGATTATTTATGTCACAGCTACGCCATCAAAGCATAAGAAAACCAAACATCTCAATCTGCCGAGACCTACACTTGCAAAGTCTCGTCAACACACATGCGAGCTCGACATCAACACACCACCATCCAGACAATGAACAGAAGCGTCAACACGTACGCAGTGCGTAATTCCATACTACAATATCACGTATATACTCTCTCAGTCTTCAAATActactttaaaattattttttcatgcataatAATTCAATATTATTCAATAGTGTAAAgcatatattgattttttttgttttcagaaaaattatgtcatgtttttttaatattctgcAGATGAAACTTTATATATCACATAATTGAAGCCGTCGAAAAAAACTGAGATGGTTATAAAGAGATTATTCAGCCCAATCATgaacgacatatttgcaaacgaaaaataatttgtgaaacttttatatacgtgttcttagtgatttaaaagcaaaggatggaaaataaactttagtgacaaaaccctaaaattaactctaaatttaaaatttggctgatTAACATAAGAAAAAGATGAGGCTTTATGTTAACAGGCCCATTTTCCCTCGCAAAAAAAGGACTATAGGTCCACTTTGTTTGTAGGCCCATATATTAGATGGGCCTTTCATCTTGGGCCTTCTCCGACGGGGATCTCGATGCACATCCGCCGTCCATCTAGACgcaatctcggccgtccaatctacCACAAGAAACTTTTAAAACCCCACATGCCCTAGggctcatctcatctcattcCCCTGCGCCGTcacttcccctcctcctcgcttcccgccgccgccgccatcgccatctccaccctcctcggcggccgccggcgacgatgaaGGGACGGCAAGGCCAGCGCGTGAGGCTGTACGTCCGCGGCACCATCCTCGGCTACAAGAGGTGACCGCTCGctctcaccccccccccccccccccgcgtggCGGGGTATCTGCCTTCTCCGTCATCGCCGCGGTGGAGTGGTGTTGATCTTGGTTTGGCGTTGATTTTCACGCGTAGGTCGAAGTCGAACCAGTACGAGAACACGTCGCTGCTGCAGATCGAGGGGGTGAACACCAAGGAGGAGGTTGGGTGGTACGCCGGGAAGCGCATCGCCTACGTCTACAAGGCCAAGACGAAGAGCAACGACTCCACCATCCGCTGCATCTGGGGCAAGGTCACCCGCCCGCACGGCAACTCCGGCGTCGTCCGCGCCAAGTTCCGGTCCAACCTCCCGCCCACCTCCATGGTAAATCTCGCTCTCTCCGTCGTCCGCGCTATCCATTGATCCCTTCCTGTTTTGGTCCAGTCGTATGTAGTTTCGTTGTCCATTTCTGATGTTTTATGCTGGATTGTTTTGGTGGTGCAGGGCAAGAAGGTCCGCGTCTTCATGTACCCTAGCAGCATCTAAGGTAGAGTGCTGTACTTAGTTCCAATTGTTTCAAGCTTTTACAATGTGGTGATGTATTATTGACTATTGCTTCTGGTTATGTTTATTGTTCATTGAATCATCGAGCTCGTGGggttggtcagaatcttgtgCAATTGTTCCCTGGATTCTGTATTTGTGACAGTTGTTGCCTGATTAGATGGAATGGTGCATTGTTAGGTTTTGGTGTGAGTGATCATTATGTTTGTGTCTAAGGGCTCCATGCCAATGGGGGAAGCTCTTTTGCTAGCTTCGAAATACCTGCAGGTTCTCTGCGGGGTGCTCGGAAGTTGGGGCCCTAGATAAAATTCAGCGGTCTCATAGTACGAGGCTATGCTTTGGTTGATGGGTCTCTCATCAACCTGTTCCTCACAGCCTTGCCTCCAATGACCTCAATATCTGTTAATCTAATATGTCAGTTTCCTACTGTTAACTAGTATTCATGCGAACCCGAGTGACATAGTGATCTCGAGGGTTGTAAACTAATGTGTTACACTATATGCTTTGCCGTTTAATTGATCTAGGTGTCCTTCATACTTTGTCCTTGTTTAGGGGTCCCAATCAAGTTTAGGATGATAGCCCCATCCTGACTAAAAAGGAATTGGGGTGGCAGGAGGAATTGCCTGAGATCCCTGAGATCGGTTTGCTCTGGATTTTTTACCTGATGATGGATCAAATCCCTTATTATGCATAAATGTAGAAATTGGTGAGTCTTAGCATTGGAAGTTGAAAACGTTAATGACTATTTATTGGCGGCTATCTGCATTATCTGATCCAGTGGTGTCCTGGTTGACTAGTGGAACACAACTTGGAACACAACCATCTCTCGGTATTGTGGTATGATAGTTGATAATGTCTTCAGAGCATAATGCAGTCCGTTTGGTATAATATATTTTGCTatcattgtgttttttttttgtgcttatCTCCCTTTTGCATAACAAGTCAAAAGTTTGAAAACTAACAATAATTTCACTTTTAACTGAAACAGGTTTCTTGCCTATTCTGCAAAACTGGTAGTTGGCATCGTGGAGGTTTTATATCAGCTAGTCACTTGGTTTACCGGCCAGAGAAATTTAAGCGATTTTGAGGAGTTTAGCTTTTGTTTTACTGCACAGACTATCTGGTTGCATCTTGTACAACGCATGCCAATCACTCATTTGCGTTGAAATGATATTTCCATGCGGTGTTAACTCTTTATCTGTAATTTCTGTCTGATTGTCATGGTGACTGTCAAATGCAACCTTCTATAGCTTTCCATGAACCAGATGCCCTTTGATCTATACAAACATAACATCGCTATTGTGAACCAAATCATCGTATCAAAACTGTTGGCTTGCAGTATTTTAGGATAGTGATCTTGCAACTGCTAAAGTGTTGTTTTTTACTACGTAGCAACATTTTGAGGTGGAGGTAGTAGTTGGCTTCCATTATCTGATTCGTGATACCTTGCGTGTACAATGGGAACTACAGGGATCTCATTCGATTGGATAACTTCGTACTGGACTTCTTTGTCGTGCGTCAAGTGAACTGCGTGTGGTGTAGTGTGCCAATATTCTTTGCGACCTCCAGTCAATCCTACTAGTTAGTATACTTAAAATAAGAAGCAagtatatttgaatttaaatgtAGTATACTTCAAACAAGAAGAGTCGTGTTCACAGTACTAgtatattagaatttaaatttgctAATTGAAAACACTATCCCACATCAAATTTTTCGGCACCGCTGCATCGCCACGAGATCAAATCTACAGGAAACCGCGCGAGATCAACCGGCTTTTCAACTCTTCCGAAATGCCGGAGCAGCCGTGCCtagcgccgcgccaccgcggaATCGCCGGCGCGGATGCGTGAATCCTCTCACCTGCGAGGCTGCGACTGCGACGCTACACACACTGACGTCTCGGtctcaaaaaaaagaagtcgTTACACTCCTCCCGGCATTCGAGTCCCAGACGAATCCGACGCCGAGATAAGTGACGGGGGAGATGGAGATTGGTCTTCTCGTGCGGACGCAGACGCAGCCAGGCTGGGCACCAACCacccgaggaggaggaagacgacgaccacTCGCTCTCGCGCTCGGGCGGCTCTCGTCCCGTCGTCCGGTGCGGtgccgctgcctcgccgccatgcagacttcgccgccgccgccgtccgtgcgCACGGTCTCCATCCCCTTCTCCGACCTCAAGGTAAGAGAGGAACCCGCTGCATAGCGTCGTATGGTTCTTGATTCCATCAGAGTTGCGACGCCGTTTTCTCTGCTGCTGATGCAGGAGAGGGATAGGGACCTGAGCGGGAAGATCGAGGAAGGGCTCGGGCCCAACGGGCTCGGGATCATCTCCATTGCTGACGTGAGTGTAACGCGTTGAAAACTGATGCGCGCTGCGTTCCTGGCCTGCAGAGAAAATTTCGAGTTCCTGAACTGAATTTTGTAGCCGTCTTTTTGCAGGTGCCTGGTTTTCCCGTGCTAAGGAAAACGTTGCTGCGCCTGGCACCAAAGTATGTTCTTCTCTTAGTCTCATCTTTGTGTTGTTCATAGGAGGCACATTTCAGTTTctgcttccatttttttttagagttgCAAACCTTCCTGAAGATGTGAAGAAAGAACTTGAAGACCCAGACAGCAGGTGAAAACAGAACTGCATGGTGGTGCCATTTGGTTCTGTACTTATGTTCTTAATCACGAATTTGATGTAGCCTATTATGTCCTCCAATTGGGAGCTCCTAGTTAGGATCAACACCTGAATTGTACTTCAACTTCTATCCATTTTGACAGTCTAGAGTGAGTACACAGCAATGATGAGTTTGCTCCTTTGCCTCTTAGGTTTAACTTTGGATGGAGTCATGGGAAAGAGAAACTTGAGTCAGGGAAACTCGGTAAGCACTTTTGCACTTTTATCTAATTATACATCTTACCATATGTGAGATATTGCACTTTATTGAAAAGATCTGTATCACAGACACATTCAAAGGCTCCTTTTATGCCAACCCAATTTTGGATGCTCCAACCACTGATGATGTACTTGTGAGAAGGTTCGTTTTTTCATACATAAATAATTTAACTCAGTTTACTGTTACAATTTAGCACTGGAGAAAACTGAACAATTTGGCAACCTTTATTATTCTAACTCCAACGAATTTAGTATGATTTGAGTTAATTAAAGTTTAATTATCTTACTATGGTCGATCATTTGTATCACTCAAAATGTCCTATTGTATTGCTAGTGCAAAAGAGTTGTATCATATACTCATAAAGACCAAATATGACCCTTATTATAGGTGTTTTTAATGTAATATTGAACCAGCAGGTACCCATCTTATTGCCGAACAAATATATGGCCAGCCAGTCATCTTCCTGAGCTCGAAATAGGTATGACTGACTGaccatatgtatgtatattgaCTGACTTGAGGGCTATTTCTCAGTATAACAGTACATATTTGTTACCTTTTATCACTATTTTAATAACCCATTCCTACTTATTTTAGCCATTAAAATGGAGGACTTGCCATAGGCCCATAGCACATGTTTATATGTTATAAGTCAGGATATCTGTATTGAATAAATGTACCAAAGGTTGTACTCCATTTACCTTACTGGCTGTCTTGTATCTCAAGGTGCTAAATGTAAGATACTGAATGGTTAATGTTCATTTTCAGTGCCTCATGATCATTACATgctgaaatatattttttaagtggtTTTGATTTTTGTAGAACTTATTATGTATTTCCATGCTAGAATCCAACCATCTTTACAACATTTCTTTCATTTGTAGCATTTAAAGCTCTTGGAAAGCTGATGTTGGAAGTTGGCTTGATGTTGGCTCATCATTGTGATCGCTATGGTATGTACTATATAATTCTATAGGCTTACCTGatatttcctttaaaaatgTCCAGGGACAAACCACATCTGTTTGGCTAAGTAAAAAAATCTCCACAATTTAACCTTTGGATTGATTATAATTGTCAACtctgtactttggtctttaAGTTTGGTATTCCATTGGTGAATTGGACCAACTTCTGTTTGTTTGTCAGTAATGCAGCAAGGAGTGGGACCATATGATGGTGAAAGCCTTGAGCAGACAATTGCCAGCTCAAGGTGTCACAAGGGCCGCCTTCTGTATTACTACCCCCAGCAATTTAGGTAAATATGATGTATACACAGTATTTCTGACAAGAAAAAACATGCATGAATTGATCTCTAGGCAGTGATTCCTTTATGACCTTCTTGTATTTTGGAGTTAATAAGACTTAGGAATGGATAAACAAGATCAATGTCACGCGATTCCACTAAACAGCAAGATGGTGCCTATCAAGTATTACACACCATTGACACGCGATATCATCGCGCATATTATAAGGCAttttacatgtgttgtccatgtagaTCAAAGCTTTCTAACTTTTCTTACCTTTATAacaatcaatatatttttttggattcAAGATTTTTCAATGTTCTAGCCTTTTAGTTGTAAGGATTGATGCTTGCATGTCTCTTATTTCAGTAAACAAGAGGAAGGTGGTTCTGTTTCATCGTGGTGTGGATGGCATACTGACCATGGATCTTTAACAGGTAATACATGTTATCCCTATGGTTGAATATTATCAGTTGCACGATAACTCCTGAACATGAAAGTTTGTTGTGGTCAAATGAGCATGTGGTGAAATTCTGAACCCATAACCTTACTGTATTATACATATATTGATAACCATAAATCTGATCTTCGTTTTGTTTCCTACTATCATCTATGAGGCTTTAGCGTTTAAAAAACGTTtgttttaatttatatatttttttcaattctgaTTATGCATCCTACATGCAGGACTTACATGTGCCTTGTTTACGAAAAATTCAATGGAGATCCCCTGTCCTGATAGTGCTGCTGGATTGTATATAAGGACTCGTGATGATAAAGTTGTTAAGGTAATTTCCTGTTAATCACTATAGACTTATCATCAAGATGATGCTTTGTAATTTAGGTTGTACGCAGTCATCTCTACATTGAAATTGATCGGTGCTTGCAGATTTGGAAATGTAGCCAGACATTTGAAACAATGTTTTATCATTGTTAGTTGAATAATTGCCTGTGAATTGCATTAGCATATTATACAGGAGAGGGTTATGTGGTCTGCACTAATTGAAATTTTACTGCATAAGGTTACATTTGAGGAGAATGAATTGGCTTACCAAGTTGGAGAAACCACTGAAATACTATCAAGAGGTCGTCTATGTGCAACTCCACACTGTGTGAAGGTATTGTACTATAAATTTGTAGTCATGGGTAATCAGTGTTCCTAGTTCCTGCAGTTGTAAAGTAATTTATACTTTTACTGTTGTCTCTAGGCCCCCAGCAGTGAAAACGCCTCGAATGTTGATCGTTCGACCTTCGCGATGTTCATGCAACCAGATTGGTATGTGCAGTTTTCTTGACCAAATTGTAGTGTTCACATATTCTCTCACATGGAGAACTTTTGAGTTTCCTGCCCCTCATCCTACTAGTGACTTGCCACTTGCCAAAGCTCCCAACCAATTTCAACACATAATGTTAGCCCACATGAAGAGTACTGGTTTTCCCTCATCATTATGTGTTATGTGGGTTTGTTCATTTATACGGTCAATACTCAATAATCAATAGTAATATGCTTGCCGTTACGAATTGGGCACGTAGATTTTCAAAGCCTAGGTCTGATTAATGTGGGTTTGCtgacattttctttttattgtgAAATATTTTGTAGGGATGAAAAGCTCAAGTTTCCAAGTGAAATTCCGTATCATCAAGAGGTTTGTTCCTAATCAGAAACTTGCATTCAGTGCTCCTGCGTGCCTTTTTCTGATATAGTAATCTATGTTTTAACTTCTGGCAGTTGATCCCACCGAATGGAACTCTTACATTCGGGGAGTATTCAGAAAGATTGGTGAACAAGTATTACCAGGGAAAGACATGAAACACTACAATACGCATGCAATTTTCAATTGTTGTTTGTCCGTTTCGTACTAGCAGTGAAATCGTCAGTGCAACCTGGACAAACTTAACCGTTAGGTTCTCTGCGTGTGTTTTGAACTGGAGATTCGAGCAACCAATCATAGAAAAAATGTGTCTACTGTAATTGTTTTTTCCTTACGATAAAAGCAACAACACCGGTGGCAGCGTCACCTTTTCTTGGTTCAGTTTCCACTACACTCATCTTCACCATACTTGATTGAGTTTCCTCTGTAGTATGGGGTGCTTAGATCTATGGgtgtgtaaagttttggtgtgtcacatcggataagTTTgggtgtgtcacatcggatatacggacacacatttaatgtattaaacatagactaataacaaaacaaattacatatttcatTTGTacactgcgagacaaatttacaCACAATGTCattagcaccacattatcaaatcatggagcaattaggcttaaaagattcgtctcgcaatttacacacaatgtatgcaattagttatttttttcatttatattaAATCCTCCATACTATGTTAGAACTCTGAAAACTCGGATAAACATCTACATGGACTAAAGACACATACAAATAATACAAATTAAACAAGCTGAAAATAAAGGGAGCGAAAGAATGGACTAGTAACAAATTGAAGACGATATGTGTAAACGGAACGAAAGAATGGGCTGTGACAAAAATTAAACACGATATATGAACTTGGTCGTAATACAAAAAGTACAGCAGCCTGGTGTCTCCTAGATCCTCAAGCACAAGGAACAAAAGCACAAACCAAATGACACCTCACAGCTGCGTTGATCTATGAATGACCTAGAACGGGGTAAAATCAGCTATATATGCCCCAAGATAGGGGAGGATCACCAACTGGGAGTAAAGGAGAAACATGAGTATGATAAGTAGATGATCAGGACTATTTGGACCATGCAACCGCATCAATTTCTGCTTGAGCACTCCGATATAGCTCCAGCCTCTTCGCAAGATTAGTCCTCCGTTCCATGACGGCCGGGTCTTCATCAAGAAGCTTAGAAAGTTGTTTAATCTGCATAACATTTAAAAGGCAGTATTACTAGTTAGATCAATTCTGTTGGACTTTAAAAGGCAcaccaaaaaaaatgtaaaacagGGCCCAAAAACTTATGTTATGCTTTATTAAGCTTTAAGAAAGAAGAACTCACCTCTCTTGCTCCCAATTCAGTAAAGAAGTGATCGAGCAGTGAGCGCTTTGCCTCCCGCACTTGACAGTAGACAATAGATTTCGGAATAGAGTTCCTCAAGGTTGAACATACCATGTTAATATATGCCAGAACCGTTGTTCCTGTTGAGTATGAATTGCAGCAAGGTTCAGCAGAAAATACAGGTAAAATAAGTTAAAAGGCAGCCAAGCAAAGCCTTGATGGCATGTATATTCATCATTAAACTAAATTAGTGGGCAATATTACACAAGGTTGCAACAATATGATAAACCACTTCTCAACTTCAACAAATGGCCATCATTGCAAAGCAGTAATAGTATACATTGAATATATACAAGGAAGAATGGTTGATGACGTACCAATTCGTCTAAGATAAGAATCATTATATCTATCAAAAATAGAGTGGCTTGGATTTCCACCCTTCTCAACATCCTGGGGAAGTTTCCTGAAGAAATCTACGGTTAAGTAGCTGCATTCCATATCAACAAGCTTTAATGTGTTTTTCTTGCTTTCATCCCTCATTCTGTCCAATGACTCAAAAGCCGCATTGCCTACTTCCACACGAAGAGTGGGGAACTGCTTCAGCTCCTGCAGAGAACTCACTCACATCTTTTAGGACGCTTACACAATTACAAGTGGAGTAATGACAATTTGACAAGCATGCAAATCAATTATCATGCTGCTTCTCATCTTAAGTCGAGCAAAAAAGT contains these protein-coding regions:
- the LOC127774806 gene encoding uncharacterized protein LOC127774806 isoform X1, whose amino-acid sequence is MEIGLLVRTQTQPGWAPTTRGGGRRRPLALALGRLSSRRPVRCRCLAAMQTSPPPPSVRTVSIPFSDLKERDRDLSGKIEEGLGPNGLGIISIADVPGFPVLRKTLLRLAPKVANLPEDVKKELEDPDSRFNFGWSHGKEKLESGKLDTFKGSFYANPILDAPTTDDVLVRRYPSYCRTNIWPASHLPELEIAFKALGKLMLEVGLMLAHHCDRYVMQQGVGPYDGESLEQTIASSRCHKGRLLYYYPQQFSKQEEGGSVSSWCGWHTDHGSLTGLTCALFTKNSMEIPCPDSAAGLYIRTRDDKVVKVTFEENELAYQVGETTEILSRGRLCATPHCVKAPSSENASNVDRSTFAMFMQPDWDEKLKFPSEIPYHQELIPPNGTLTFGEYSERLVNKYYQGKT
- the LOC127774810 gene encoding 60S ribosomal protein L35a-2 translates to MKGRQGQRVRLYVRGTILGYKRSKSNQYENTSLLQIEGVNTKEEVGWYAGKRIAYVYKAKTKSNDSTIRCIWGKVTRPHGNSGVVRAKFRSNLPPTSMGKKVRVFMYPSSI
- the LOC127774806 gene encoding uncharacterized protein LOC127774806 isoform X2, producing MEIGLLVRTQTQPGWAPTTRGGGRRRPLALALGRLSSRRPVRCRCLAAMQTSPPPPSVRTVSIPFSDLKERDRDLSGKIEEGLGPNGLGIISIADVPGFPVLRKTLLRLAPKFNFGWSHGKEKLESGKLDTFKGSFYANPILDAPTTDDVLVRRYPSYCRTNIWPASHLPELEIAFKALGKLMLEVGLMLAHHCDRYVMQQGVGPYDGESLEQTIASSRCHKGRLLYYYPQQFSKQEEGGSVSSWCGWHTDHGSLTGLTCALFTKNSMEIPCPDSAAGLYIRTRDDKVVKVTFEENELAYQVGETTEILSRGRLCATPHCVKAPSSENASNVDRSTFAMFMQPDWDEKLKFPSEIPYHQELIPPNGTLTFGEYSERLVNKYYQGKT